One genomic window of Luteitalea pratensis includes the following:
- the trxA gene encoding thioredoxin has product MASEKVQTLTDGNFTQVIGSVTQPVLVDFWAEWCGPCRMLAPTMEALADELDGKAMIAKLDVDENPNVPGNYGIRSIPALLVFKGGQLVDQTIGVQSKDALKRLLERHM; this is encoded by the coding sequence ATGGCTTCCGAGAAAGTGCAGACCCTCACCGACGGCAACTTCACCCAGGTCATCGGCAGCGTGACGCAGCCGGTGCTGGTGGACTTCTGGGCCGAGTGGTGCGGCCCGTGCCGCATGCTGGCCCCGACCATGGAGGCGCTGGCCGACGAGCTGGACGGCAAGGCGATGATCGCCAAGCTCGATGTGGACGAGAACCCGAACGTGCCCGGCAACTACGGCATCCGATCGATTCCCGCGCTGCTCGTGTTCAAGGGCGGCCAACTGGTCGACCAGACGATCGGCGTGCAATCGAAGGACGCGTTGAAGCGGCTGCTCGAACGTCACATGTAA
- a CDS encoding methyltransferase domain-containing protein, translating into MLAKLLAALAHREAPVVLDLGPVVGSNVSFLGEQLGCKLRVEDLFADIDRLTREQRLDTLSEFLAARFSCEHESLDAVLCWDVLDYMDKKAAAVLSQQVVRWVKPGGVVLCFFSTVATPAPVYTRYVIADTNHLLYRTAPAAHGKRTVYQNRDIERLFEGLGVTESFLLLNKTREVLLRKKAPAAAKP; encoded by the coding sequence GTGCTTGCCAAGCTGCTCGCGGCGCTGGCGCATCGCGAGGCGCCGGTCGTGCTGGATCTCGGCCCGGTGGTCGGCAGCAACGTGTCGTTCCTCGGCGAGCAGCTCGGCTGCAAGCTGCGTGTCGAGGATCTCTTCGCCGACATCGACAGGCTGACGCGCGAGCAGCGCCTGGACACCTTGTCCGAATTCCTCGCCGCCCGTTTCAGCTGCGAGCACGAGAGCCTCGACGCCGTCCTGTGCTGGGACGTGCTCGATTACATGGACAAGAAGGCCGCGGCGGTACTCAGCCAGCAGGTGGTGCGCTGGGTGAAACCGGGCGGCGTGGTGCTGTGCTTCTTCTCGACGGTGGCCACACCGGCGCCCGTATACACCCGCTACGTGATCGCCGACACCAATCACCTGTTGTACCGCACCGCCCCGGCCGCGCACGGCAAGCGCACGGTGTACCAGAACCGTGATATCGAGCGGCTCTTTGAAGGACTCGGCGTGACCGAGAGCTTCCTCCTCCTGAACAAGACCCGCGAAGTGCTGCTGCGCAAGAAGGCGCCCGCCGCCGCGAAACCGTAG
- the trxB gene encoding thioredoxin-disulfide reductase yields the protein MSDDVRNVVIIGSGPAGLTAALYTARASLHPLVIEGLQPGGQLTITTMVENWPGHRDGVMGPQLMADMRAQAEHFGTAFLTGLVERVDFSSRPFALTLDSGQVLRAKTVIVATGATAKLLGLPSEMKLMGRGVSTCATCDGFFFRNRPVAIVGGGDTALEEAIYLSKLASHVTVIHRRDTLRASKIMQDKAFQSPKISFRWNTAVDEILSDERGDVNRARLRNLQTGEVDELSVDGVFVAIGHTPNTQLFKGHLNMDEGGYLITNGTRTNVDGVFAAGDVQDQVYRQAITSAGTGCMAAMDAERWLELGDSEYHHDGESASVAASASA from the coding sequence ATGAGCGACGACGTGCGTAATGTGGTGATCATCGGGTCCGGTCCGGCCGGGCTCACGGCAGCGCTCTATACGGCACGCGCCAGCCTGCACCCTCTCGTGATCGAGGGGCTGCAGCCCGGTGGGCAGTTGACCATCACGACCATGGTGGAGAACTGGCCGGGCCATCGTGACGGCGTGATGGGCCCGCAGTTGATGGCGGACATGCGGGCGCAGGCCGAGCATTTCGGCACGGCGTTCCTGACCGGACTGGTCGAGCGCGTCGACTTCTCGTCGCGTCCGTTTGCGCTGACCCTCGACAGCGGACAGGTGCTCCGCGCGAAGACCGTCATTGTCGCCACCGGCGCGACGGCCAAACTGCTCGGGCTGCCGTCCGAGATGAAGCTGATGGGGCGCGGCGTGAGCACGTGCGCGACCTGCGACGGCTTCTTCTTCCGCAATCGTCCGGTCGCCATCGTCGGCGGTGGCGACACCGCCCTCGAGGAGGCGATCTATCTCTCGAAGCTGGCCTCGCACGTCACGGTCATTCACCGCCGCGACACGCTGCGCGCATCGAAGATCATGCAGGACAAGGCGTTCCAGAGCCCGAAAATCTCATTCAGGTGGAACACCGCCGTCGACGAGATCCTGTCGGACGAGCGCGGCGACGTGAACCGCGCCCGCCTGCGCAACCTGCAGACCGGCGAGGTCGACGAACTGTCGGTCGACGGGGTCTTCGTCGCGATCGGTCATACCCCGAACACGCAGTTGTTCAAGGGGCACCTGAACATGGACGAGGGCGGGTACCTGATCACGAACGGCACCCGCACCAACGTCGACGGCGTGTTCGCGGCCGGGGACGTGCAGGACCAGGTCTATCGCCAGGCGATCACGTCGGCGGGGACGGGATGCATGGCCGCGATGGACGCTGAGCGCTGGCTCGAACTCGGCGACTCCGAGTACCACCACGACGGAGAGTCGGCATCGGTCGCGGCGTCGGCGAGCGCTTGA
- a CDS encoding cysteine desulfurase family protein translates to MAARPRIYLDHNATTPVDPDVIEAVAAAMRDDFGNASSVHHFGQQAKARLDDARQDVAALVGGALTEVVFTSGGTEADNFALRGVAEALEPLGKRHLVTSSIEHEAVLNTMRALERRGWRVTRVAPDRDGVVRPDAIAAAFADDTALLSLMHANNEIGTLQPVAECAALAHARGIVVHTDAVQSVGKVPVDVRALDVDLLSLSGHKLYGPKGIGALWIRRGTRLLATMTGGKQERSRRAGTENVPAIVGLGVAARLASSRLRAEATAQAQLRDTLEQGILARVPGTHVNGAGAERVPNTTNIGFEGIEAESLLIALDLDGFAVSTGSACSSGTLEPSHVLKAMGLPLHDTQNALRLSLGRHTTKAEIMAIVDALPPLVERLRALTDRRQPQLAESASRSTEGTA, encoded by the coding sequence GTGGCCGCCCGCCCGCGCATCTACCTGGACCATAACGCGACCACGCCCGTCGATCCCGACGTAATCGAGGCCGTGGCCGCGGCGATGCGCGACGATTTCGGCAACGCGTCCAGCGTCCACCATTTCGGCCAGCAGGCCAAGGCTCGCCTCGACGACGCACGACAGGACGTGGCCGCGCTGGTCGGCGGCGCTCTCACCGAGGTCGTGTTCACGAGCGGTGGCACCGAGGCCGACAACTTCGCGTTGCGCGGCGTTGCCGAGGCACTCGAGCCCCTCGGCAAGCGACACCTCGTCACGAGCAGCATCGAGCACGAAGCCGTGCTCAACACGATGCGCGCGCTCGAACGGCGCGGCTGGCGCGTCACGCGGGTCGCGCCCGATCGTGATGGCGTCGTACGTCCCGACGCCATCGCCGCCGCCTTCGCAGACGACACGGCGCTGCTCAGCCTGATGCACGCCAACAACGAGATCGGCACGCTGCAGCCCGTTGCCGAGTGTGCCGCGCTGGCGCACGCGCGCGGCATCGTCGTGCACACCGATGCCGTGCAGTCGGTCGGCAAGGTGCCTGTGGACGTCCGGGCGCTCGACGTCGATCTGCTCAGTCTGTCTGGACACAAGTTGTACGGACCCAAGGGCATTGGCGCGTTGTGGATTCGCCGCGGCACGCGACTGCTCGCGACGATGACCGGCGGCAAGCAGGAACGCAGTCGCCGCGCCGGTACCGAGAACGTGCCAGCGATCGTCGGGCTTGGTGTCGCGGCGCGGCTCGCGTCGTCACGATTGCGTGCCGAGGCCACCGCGCAGGCGCAGCTTCGCGACACGCTCGAACAGGGCATCCTGGCTCGCGTGCCGGGGACGCACGTCAATGGCGCGGGCGCCGAGCGCGTGCCCAACACCACCAACATCGGCTTCGAAGGGATTGAGGCCGAGTCGCTGCTGATCGCGCTGGACCTGGACGGCTTCGCCGTGTCGACAGGATCGGCCTGCTCGTCGGGGACGCTCGAGCCCTCGCACGTGCTCAAGGCGATGGGGCTGCCGCTGCACGACACGCAGAACGCGTTGCGCCTGAGCCTTGGCCGGCACACGACCAAGGCGGAGATCATGGCCATCGTCGATGCCCTGCCGCCCCTCGTCGAACGACTCCGCGCGCTGACCGACCGCCGCCAGCCGCAACTTGCCGAGTCCGCGTCGCGCAGCACCGAAGGGACGGCCTGA
- the hflX gene encoding GTPase HflX, translating into MPSVTDVEGNGRGPEGRERAALVGLITGDTRRTHVEDALEELAGLADAADIEPVLRFTQDRNRPDPATLIGSGKLEMLKAACQESDLSLAIFDNELTPAQLRNIEKILELRVIDRTQLILDIFARRARTREGKLQVELAQLRYLLPRLVGASAALSRLGGGIGTRGPGETKLETDRRRIRLRIGTLTDDLAEVRRRRGQLRDRRRRSEMPAVALVGYTNAGKTTLFNRLTHDTAVASDALFVTLDPLTRELKLPNRQHAALSDTVGFIDRLPHTLVAAFRATLEEVADADLLLHVVDASIDDYERHMQAVDRVLGEVDAGDVPMLLVFNKADRLDEGAREHLRQAYEGSLQISALTGDGVAGLLTEIARALALDTRRVTLSFDQARPEDREAIERLYRVARVLSHDADGDRVSIEAEVPRRLMQRLQEGLSL; encoded by the coding sequence ATGCCTTCGGTGACGGATGTCGAGGGAAACGGCCGCGGCCCCGAAGGTCGCGAACGGGCAGCGCTCGTCGGGTTGATCACGGGCGACACGCGGCGGACGCACGTCGAGGACGCGCTCGAAGAGCTGGCGGGCCTGGCCGACGCGGCCGACATCGAGCCGGTCCTCAGGTTCACCCAGGATCGCAACCGCCCCGACCCCGCCACGCTCATCGGATCGGGCAAGCTCGAGATGCTGAAGGCGGCGTGCCAGGAGTCCGATCTTTCACTGGCCATCTTCGACAACGAGCTGACGCCAGCCCAGCTGCGCAACATCGAGAAAATCCTCGAGTTGCGGGTGATCGATCGCACCCAGCTCATCCTTGACATTTTCGCCCGCCGCGCCCGTACCCGGGAAGGCAAGCTCCAGGTCGAACTCGCGCAGTTGCGCTACCTGCTGCCGCGGCTGGTCGGCGCCTCCGCCGCACTGTCGCGCCTCGGTGGCGGCATCGGCACCAGGGGCCCCGGCGAGACGAAGCTCGAAACCGATCGTCGGCGCATCCGCCTGCGCATCGGCACGCTCACCGACGATCTGGCCGAGGTCCGTCGGCGTCGCGGGCAGTTGCGCGACCGCCGGCGTCGTTCGGAGATGCCAGCCGTGGCGCTCGTCGGCTACACCAATGCCGGCAAGACGACGCTGTTCAATCGCCTGACGCATGACACCGCCGTCGCCTCCGATGCGTTGTTCGTCACGCTCGATCCGCTGACCCGCGAGCTGAAACTGCCCAACCGGCAGCACGCCGCGCTCTCGGACACGGTCGGCTTCATCGATCGACTGCCGCACACCCTGGTCGCGGCCTTCCGCGCCACCCTCGAGGAGGTCGCCGACGCCGACCTGCTGCTGCACGTGGTCGATGCCTCCATCGACGACTACGAGCGGCACATGCAGGCCGTCGACCGCGTCCTCGGGGAAGTGGATGCCGGCGACGTCCCGATGTTGCTCGTGTTCAACAAGGCCGACCGCCTCGACGAGGGCGCCCGCGAGCACCTGCGCCAGGCCTACGAGGGTTCGCTGCAGATCTCCGCGTTGACCGGCGATGGCGTCGCCGGGCTGCTCACCGAGATCGCCCGCGCGCTCGCACTCGACACCCGGCGCGTCACGCTCTCCTTCGATCAGGCTCGCCCCGAGGACCGCGAGGCGATCGAGCGCCTGTACCGGGTCGCGCGCGTGCTCAGCCACGACGCCGACGGTGACCGGGTCAGCATCGAGGCGGAGGTGCCGCGTCGCCTGATGCAACGGTTGCAGGAAGGGCTGTCCCTGTGA
- a CDS encoding S-layer homology domain-containing protein → MIGPVRRWMVAAVVLLGVAGGCGSPVLPPVLAPGSERYPDYPKPGLTPDLARQQALAQQHERAWVQLQSGDPRSAERTLRELLKKVPGAYPSQAALGFARLAQDQPADALQWFDRVLQAETGYVPALVGRAEALVELGREGDAFESYQAVLERMPDQPVALRRAEVLRFRAVQSDVSAAQAALSGNRLEEARDHYGRALKASPDSGFLHRDLADVERRLGNTARARGLVDRALVLDPLDARAHALRGALADTSGDTTAALTDYRRALELDPALSELSKRITEIETGLEEAALPAEFKAIGSTLRVTRGETAALLAYRIPALLQDSARGTVLITDSRRHWAQASILLAARAGAMEVYPNHTFQPSAGMNRGDFAAVVTRVLNLVAARTPEAAQRWQDARLTFADVRPGHTLYLAISRAVASGVMQPVEGQTFGISRPMTGAEAVAAVDRLTRLAGQAGRGGGGAGQRGGRRE, encoded by the coding sequence GTGATCGGTCCGGTTCGCCGCTGGATGGTGGCGGCGGTCGTGCTCCTCGGCGTCGCTGGCGGTTGTGGCAGCCCCGTACTTCCGCCGGTCCTGGCACCGGGCAGCGAGCGCTACCCCGACTACCCGAAACCGGGCCTGACGCCCGATCTCGCGCGCCAGCAAGCACTGGCGCAGCAGCACGAGCGAGCCTGGGTGCAGCTGCAATCGGGCGATCCCAGGAGCGCCGAGCGTACACTCCGTGAACTCCTGAAGAAGGTCCCGGGCGCGTACCCATCGCAGGCTGCGCTGGGCTTCGCGCGGCTTGCGCAGGACCAGCCAGCCGATGCGTTGCAGTGGTTCGATCGCGTGCTCCAGGCCGAGACGGGGTATGTACCCGCACTGGTCGGACGCGCCGAGGCCCTCGTCGAGCTCGGGCGGGAGGGCGATGCCTTCGAGTCCTACCAGGCCGTACTCGAGCGCATGCCAGACCAGCCCGTCGCCCTCCGTCGCGCCGAGGTGCTGCGCTTCCGGGCCGTGCAGAGCGACGTCTCGGCCGCGCAGGCGGCACTGTCCGGCAATCGCCTCGAGGAAGCGCGCGATCACTACGGTCGCGCCCTCAAGGCGTCTCCCGACAGCGGCTTCCTCCATCGCGATCTCGCCGACGTCGAGCGTCGTCTCGGCAACACCGCTCGCGCGCGTGGGCTCGTCGACCGGGCCCTTGTCCTCGATCCTCTGGATGCGCGTGCACATGCGCTGCGCGGCGCCCTCGCCGACACCAGCGGCGACACGACCGCCGCGCTGACGGACTATCGTCGCGCCCTCGAGCTCGATCCTGCGTTGAGCGAGCTCTCGAAGCGCATCACGGAGATCGAGACCGGCCTCGAGGAAGCGGCCCTGCCGGCCGAGTTCAAGGCCATTGGGTCCACGCTTCGCGTCACCCGCGGCGAGACCGCGGCGCTGCTCGCGTACCGGATCCCGGCGCTGCTGCAGGACTCGGCACGCGGCACGGTCCTCATCACCGACAGCCGTCGTCACTGGGCGCAGGCGTCCATCCTGCTCGCCGCGCGGGCGGGGGCGATGGAGGTCTACCCGAATCACACGTTCCAGCCCAGCGCCGGCATGAACCGCGGCGACTTCGCGGCGGTCGTGACCCGCGTGCTCAACCTGGTGGCGGCGCGTACGCCGGAGGCCGCGCAGCGATGGCAGGATGCGCGGCTGACGTTTGCCGACGTCCGGCCCGGGCACACGCTCTACCTCGCGATCTCGCGCGCCGTCGCGAGCGGCGTGATGCAGCCGGTCGAGGGGCAGACGTTCGGGATCAGCCGGCCGATGACCGGCGCGGAGGCCGTCGCGGCCGTCGATCGGCTGACGCGGCTGGCGGGTCAGGCCGGTCGTGGTGGCGGCGGAGCGGGCCAGCGCGGCGGCCGCCGCGAGTAG
- the ybaK gene encoding Cys-tRNA(Pro) deacylase translates to MSTTAAIRALRAADVSFEEHPYRYEDRGGTRVSARELGVNEHHVVKTLVLQDDQRRLLLMLMHGDREVSLKALARTLGVKHVAPADAAAAQRATGYQFGGTSPFGTRQPLPIYVERSILDLPRIYVNGGARGLLVSVSPDVLTEVLQAHAVDAAIAS, encoded by the coding sequence GTGAGCACGACCGCCGCGATCCGGGCGCTTCGCGCCGCGGACGTGTCCTTCGAGGAGCACCCGTACCGCTACGAAGACCGTGGCGGTACTCGCGTGTCGGCGCGCGAACTGGGCGTGAACGAGCACCATGTCGTCAAGACGCTCGTGTTGCAGGACGACCAGCGGCGGCTGCTGCTGATGCTGATGCACGGCGACCGTGAAGTGTCGCTCAAGGCGCTCGCGCGGACGCTCGGGGTCAAGCACGTCGCCCCCGCGGACGCGGCGGCCGCGCAACGCGCGACTGGCTACCAGTTCGGCGGCACTTCGCCGTTCGGTACGCGTCAGCCCCTGCCTATCTATGTGGAGCGGAGCATCCTCGATCTGCCCCGGATCTACGTCAACGGCGGCGCTCGCGGCCTGCTGGTGAGTGTCTCGCCCGACGTCCTCACCGAGGTGCTGCAGGCACACGCGGTGGACGCGGCGATCGCGTCCTGA
- the mnmA gene encoding tRNA 2-thiouridine(34) synthase MnmA, with translation MRIAVAMSGGVDSSVAAALLAARGHDVVGLSMQLYDQQEGQVNFGTCCTIDDLHDARRVAGRLGIPHYIVNFESHFHAQVVTPFVDDYVAGRTPIPCTRCNSEVKFVTLLDRVAALDADRLATGHYVQSRQDESGRWRLLRGADHGKDQSYFLFALTQAQLARAIFPVGHMDKPSVRAYATDRQLPVANKPDSQEICFVPDGDQAAFVARAAGDRAPHPGRILDLAGQAIGRHDGVHHFTVGQRKGLRLSVGVPLYVVAIDAGTSEVVVGPRSALEARHCTVQEVNWVSGRVPEAPLRVDVQIRHRHPAAAASLLALGPAAVAVEFDAPQYAITPGQAAVFYDGDEVIGGGWIGSGNV, from the coding sequence ATGCGTATCGCGGTGGCGATGTCGGGCGGAGTCGATTCCTCGGTCGCGGCCGCCTTGCTCGCCGCGCGGGGACATGACGTGGTCGGACTGTCGATGCAGTTGTACGACCAGCAGGAAGGGCAGGTGAACTTCGGCACCTGCTGCACCATCGACGACCTGCACGATGCGCGACGCGTCGCCGGCCGCCTCGGTATCCCTCACTACATCGTCAACTTCGAGTCGCACTTCCATGCGCAGGTGGTGACGCCCTTCGTCGACGACTACGTGGCAGGCCGGACGCCCATTCCGTGCACGCGCTGCAACAGCGAGGTGAAGTTCGTCACGCTGCTCGACCGCGTGGCGGCCCTCGACGCCGACCGGCTCGCGACCGGACACTACGTCCAGTCGCGCCAGGACGAGTCGGGGCGATGGCGCCTGTTGCGCGGCGCCGACCACGGCAAGGACCAGTCGTACTTCCTCTTCGCGCTGACCCAGGCGCAGCTGGCGCGGGCCATCTTCCCTGTCGGGCACATGGACAAGCCGTCAGTGCGAGCTTACGCAACTGATCGGCAGTTGCCGGTGGCGAACAAGCCGGACTCGCAGGAAATCTGCTTCGTGCCCGATGGCGATCAGGCCGCGTTCGTGGCCAGGGCCGCGGGTGACCGCGCGCCGCATCCGGGTCGGATCCTCGATCTCGCGGGGCAGGCGATCGGCCGGCACGACGGCGTCCACCACTTCACCGTCGGCCAGCGCAAGGGGCTGCGTCTTTCTGTCGGGGTCCCGCTCTACGTCGTCGCCATCGACGCGGGAACCAGTGAGGTCGTCGTCGGGCCGCGCAGCGCGCTCGAGGCACGCCACTGCACGGTACAGGAGGTCAACTGGGTCTCCGGCCGTGTCCCAGAAGCACCGCTGCGCGTCGACGTGCAAATCCGGCATCGGCATCCGGCGGCGGCCGCTTCCCTGCTCGCGCTTGGCCCCGCTGCCGTCGCCGTGGAGTTCGATGCGCCCCAGTACGCGATCACGCCAGGCCAGGCCGCGGTGTTCTACGACGGCGATGAGGTCATCGGCGGCGGATGGATTGGCAGCGGTAACGTCTGA
- a CDS encoding MFS transporter translates to MNRNLLAIAAACFIGFAGFTLAMPFLPLYFAQLGMRDAADIALWSGLSLGVTPGMTALLAPLWGRVADRYGTKFLVLRSLVCFVITMVLMGLVTRPWHIFGLRVLQGFFAGYGALAVSMAAQSAPLDRMASAIGTVQTAQRLGPAVGPVIGGVLAVAIGIRATFFVSSLFYLAALILVWRWFEEPPRTPRTTAPARTPQQPGFVSGAAFQQFVLLMGVIFGLQLVDRSFGPVLPLYLELLGVPADRIALAAGVLFSAVAGAGAIGNLVTQRLLHRLAPRALLRYTALAAAAGLLPFVLEWSLGALIAAALVFGFAIGVAMTASFTAAGHVVPEHARATGFGLLTSASLAGLSVSPMASGVLARISIRSVFIVGVITLAVLSAMVSYVMRDRVEQAAYPSVEET, encoded by the coding sequence GTGAACCGCAACCTCCTCGCCATCGCCGCCGCGTGTTTCATCGGCTTCGCGGGCTTCACGCTCGCGATGCCGTTCCTGCCGCTGTACTTCGCCCAGCTCGGCATGCGCGACGCCGCCGACATCGCGCTCTGGTCGGGGCTCAGCCTCGGCGTCACGCCGGGCATGACGGCGCTGCTGGCGCCGTTGTGGGGGCGTGTGGCGGACCGTTACGGCACCAAGTTCCTCGTGCTGCGGTCGCTGGTCTGCTTCGTCATCACGATGGTGCTGATGGGGTTGGTGACGCGTCCGTGGCACATCTTCGGATTGCGTGTGCTGCAGGGCTTCTTTGCCGGCTACGGCGCGCTGGCGGTCTCCATGGCCGCCCAGTCGGCGCCGCTCGATCGCATGGCCAGTGCCATCGGCACCGTACAGACGGCGCAACGGCTGGGGCCGGCCGTCGGGCCGGTCATCGGCGGCGTGCTGGCCGTGGCGATCGGCATCCGCGCCACGTTCTTCGTCTCCTCGCTGTTCTACCTGGCGGCGCTGATTCTCGTTTGGCGCTGGTTCGAGGAACCGCCCAGGACGCCTCGTACTACGGCCCCCGCACGAACGCCGCAGCAACCAGGCTTCGTGAGCGGCGCGGCCTTCCAGCAGTTCGTCCTGTTGATGGGCGTCATCTTCGGGCTGCAGCTGGTGGACCGCAGTTTCGGACCGGTCCTGCCGCTGTATCTCGAGCTACTCGGCGTCCCTGCCGACCGCATCGCGCTCGCGGCCGGCGTGCTGTTCTCCGCGGTCGCCGGGGCAGGTGCGATCGGCAACCTGGTCACCCAGCGGCTGCTGCACCGGCTGGCGCCGCGCGCGCTGCTGCGCTACACCGCATTGGCGGCTGCGGCGGGCTTGTTGCCATTCGTCCTGGAGTGGTCGCTCGGCGCCCTGATCGCCGCCGCCCTGGTGTTCGGCTTCGCGATCGGCGTCGCCATGACGGCGTCGTTCACGGCCGCAGGGCATGTCGTCCCCGAGCACGCGCGCGCCACCGGATTCGGGTTGCTGACGAGTGCATCGCTCGCCGGGCTTTCGGTCAGCCCGATGGCCAGTGGCGTGCTCGCCCGGATCAGCATCCGCAGCGTCTTCATCGTCGGAGTGATCACGCTGGCGGTGCTCTCGGCGATGGTCAGTTACGTGATGCGCGATCGGGTCGAACAGGCGGCATATCCGTCGGTGGAAGAGACGTGA
- a CDS encoding acyl-CoA dehydrogenase family protein, whose product MDLDLTEEHRLLEQTVREWAAREVAPQIAELDRAHKFDPRILPQMAELGLLGICVPAAYGGAGMDYLSLGVASEELEYVDTSLRVILSVHVGLNSLSLLTWGTEDQKRRYLVPQAQGQKIATFGLTEPAAGSDARGIQTVAVKQGDRYVLSGEKMWISLADVADHFLVIAWSDMEKKRAKDPSGLSAFIVERAFKGFSSGTLTHKWGILAGNTGHFKMDEVEVPAENLLGREGEGFKIAMFALDQGRYTVAAGATGLIRACRDASVRYAKERHTFGVEIGQHQLVKEMLARMEADYQQARLLWLRSGWLKNIGRRNTKETSLAKWMATVASERAAGDAVQIHGANGYSDEYPVGRYYRNCKGAVIYEGTREIHALMQADYLLGYRADKPTRCELPPFEGQPAHA is encoded by the coding sequence ATCGATCTTGACCTGACCGAAGAGCATCGTCTGCTCGAGCAGACAGTACGGGAGTGGGCGGCGCGGGAGGTGGCCCCGCAGATCGCCGAACTCGATCGTGCCCACAAGTTCGACCCGCGCATCCTGCCGCAGATGGCCGAACTCGGGCTGCTCGGCATCTGCGTGCCCGCAGCGTACGGCGGCGCCGGCATGGACTACCTGAGTCTCGGCGTCGCGAGCGAAGAACTCGAATACGTCGACACGTCGTTGCGGGTGATTCTCTCGGTGCACGTCGGGCTCAACAGCCTGTCGCTGCTGACATGGGGCACCGAGGATCAGAAGCGCCGTTACCTCGTGCCGCAGGCGCAGGGACAGAAGATCGCCACCTTCGGCCTGACCGAACCGGCAGCGGGCAGCGATGCACGTGGCATCCAGACCGTGGCGGTGAAGCAGGGCGATCGGTACGTGCTGTCGGGCGAGAAGATGTGGATCTCGCTGGCCGATGTCGCCGACCACTTCCTCGTGATCGCGTGGAGCGACATGGAGAAGAAGCGCGCGAAGGACCCGAGCGGCCTCAGCGCGTTCATTGTCGAGCGCGCGTTCAAGGGCTTCTCGAGCGGCACCCTCACGCACAAGTGGGGCATCCTCGCCGGCAATACCGGGCACTTCAAGATGGACGAGGTCGAGGTGCCGGCCGAGAACCTGCTCGGCCGCGAAGGCGAAGGCTTCAAGATCGCGATGTTCGCGCTCGACCAGGGCCGCTACACGGTCGCGGCCGGCGCCACCGGCCTGATCCGGGCCTGTCGCGACGCCAGCGTCAGGTACGCGAAGGAGCGGCACACGTTCGGCGTCGAGATCGGCCAGCACCAGTTGGTGAAGGAGATGCTGGCGCGCATGGAGGCCGACTACCAGCAGGCGCGTCTGCTGTGGCTGCGATCGGGCTGGCTCAAGAACATCGGCCGCCGCAACACCAAGGAGACGAGCCTGGCCAAGTGGATGGCGACGGTCGCCTCCGAACGCGCCGCGGGCGACGCCGTGCAGATCCATGGCGCCAACGGCTATTCGGACGAGTACCCGGTCGGCCGCTACTATCGCAATTGCAAGGGCGCCGTGATCTACGAGGGCACGCGCGAGATCCACGCGCTGATGCAGGCCGACTACCTGCTCGGCTACCGGGCCGACAAGCCCACGCGCTGCGAACTCCCGCCATTCGAGGGCCAACCGGCTCACGCCTGA
- a CDS encoding bactofilin family protein yields MSMGNIGKSVIIKGELSGSEDLTIEGQVEGKIELNNNVLTIGTNAKIKAQVFAKIIIVLGEVTGNITASEKVDIRDNGSVDGDITSPKVAIAEGAHFRGAIDMNRGGAAGAAAPKTDAKPAMAAAPAAKA; encoded by the coding sequence ATGAGTATGGGCAATATCGGCAAGTCGGTCATCATCAAGGGCGAGTTGAGCGGGAGCGAGGACCTCACGATCGAAGGCCAGGTCGAGGGGAAGATCGAGCTCAACAACAATGTCCTGACCATCGGCACGAACGCGAAGATCAAGGCCCAGGTGTTTGCCAAGATCATCATCGTGCTCGGCGAGGTGACCGGTAACATCACTGCCTCGGAGAAGGTCGACATTCGGGACAACGGCTCGGTCGATGGCGACATCACGTCGCCCAAGGTGGCTATTGCCGAGGGCGCACACTTCCGTGGCGCCATCGACATGAACCGTGGCGGCGCTGCCGGCGCGGCTGCGCCGAAGACCGACGCCAAGCCGGCCATGGCAGCGGCACCCGCCGCCAAGGCCTGA